The Oreochromis aureus strain Israel breed Guangdong linkage group 16, ZZ_aureus, whole genome shotgun sequence genome includes the window GCTGATACACGTGTGTATTTGCTGCATCAATAGCCTTTGCAGTCataagagtttatttttaacatgtaataatgaatataataatctttttgtgtgtttgtgtccagGATGTCGCACCGGGGAGGCAAAGCTGACCAAGGGCTTCAACCTAGCAGCGCGGTTCATCATCCACACCGTGGGGCCAAAGTACAAAGCCAAATACAGGACAGCAGCAGAGAGTTCGCTATACAGCTGCTACAGAAACATCATGCAGCTGGCTGCGTAAGAATCAGCAACTTATAATTCAGCCCACGTCCTAAACTTGGCAGTTTGACTTTCTCAAATTTCATCCGTTTCGTTCTCTGTCAGAAGGTACCAGTAAACAGTCACTGAATGAAAGTGACGTTGAGCTTTCCAGCGCTTTCTCAAAGATTTGTAAGACAAGATGAACTCTTCAGATTACAGAAACACTGATTTCAGAAAAGTTGGATCCGTTTTAAAGGTTGATGGAAAATCCATCTGTAAAATATGAACTCAAtggataaattaaaaacaaacccaaCAAGAAACAGTGTTTCAGATTAAAATCCACAATTTCCTAATCAATATTTCACAGACCAGATTGTGCCGTTTCTGTCCTGATCTACTTGGTGATATAGATGTTTGCAGTATATGATGAAGTGGAGAGAGCAGTGATGATGATTTAAGGGAGAAGGCTGAACCCACTgagacaaaaaagaaaggaaaaagtcaGACTGGCAAAATTTAAATAGTAGTATTGGAGATATttagtattttgtttttagcCCTCAGCTGTAAAAAGGCTGGTCAGAGATTGTTGTCACGCCTCCCTCAGGTGGGCAGGCAGCATGGACACCTgagtttgtgaatgtgataaatCAAGAACACGTTTTAAATGAATACCATACAtgtatctactaaaaatcttggaGGGATTTGAATCTCAAACTCAAGGTCAGAGgacaagttttctgaaaatcttgcaAATGCGATAACTCGTGTAGGTCACCTAGGactttcaaattgataccataggtttGTCTACTAGAAAACCGAGGGGTAGCACTGGCGGTTGCCAGCATTTTCTTTACATGGAATTACATTTTTACCTCCACCAGGGATGTTATGTTTTTGGTAGTGTACGCGTACGTGTCATTCTGTTTATAAACACAATAGCTCAATAAGTTCTGAATGAACTCTGAAAACTTATTAGGGGTGTAGAGTGGGGTCCATAATAATCCCTTCAAATTTGTCTCCACCAAGATCTTCAAGGTCCACTCAATGACTTATTGGTCAAAAACTGATTAAAAGCCTGAGAATGTAAAAGCTTGATTGTTACAAGTTGATGTGTATTGTCAGCATATAGAAAGTACCATATGAAGgtttaaaatatcatgtcacatttgacctctgacctttctcCAAGGTCAATAGAGGGATCTGAAGGTGCTATATTGAACTGTTTATTACAACTTTTCttactgccattgtttgtaTTGACAACATGTAGACATATTGGGAATGATATATGTCACATTTGACATTGTATAATCAGTGTGTACTGTAAATGTGATGTGCAGTATGTGAGACtgtatttcttcatttttcaccaCAGAGAGCAGTCAATGGCATCAGTTGGCTTCTGTGTGGTGACCACAACCAAAAGAGGTTATCCTCTGGAGGATGCAACACACATTGCTTTgagtaagacacacacacacacacacacacacacacacacacacacacacacacacacacacacacacaggtttttaTTGGTGTGACACTTATTTTAGTCACATATTCCATACAAGGTCAAATAATTGTACAAGCACGTACTATACCAGCAGTGGGTGATTTTCCCATAGGGTCACATATTATGGAGAGCCCCACCAGTGAACTCAGTTCTgctcaatattaattttatctCTCTTTGTAAGTTTATCGGTGCAGCCCTCCACAAAAATCCCAATTTCTCATGTGACCCCTTTGGAAAATTGAACTCCCCAAGCTTGTAATAGGCCCAAATTCAAAACAGTGGAATTGAATCTAAGAGGTGAGATTGCCACCCTGAAATCACTCAGATCCACTCAAACAGAAGTCTTACACACCTCTGGAGTTAAAGCTACTACTGGCTGTAAAATAACcacaaaaactgaactgaatgtaAGACTGGATATACAGGGGTCATAGTGGAGTGTATTAGTTCAGTGAATTCCTACACCCAAAGAGAACCATATGTGGTAATTATTCTGCTAGTTTGCAAAATGTTTGTTCAGGTTTGTTCACTTAAATACACGACTACAGGTCCACACCACAGAAAAGGACCCATCTCAATTAGTTTCATCCTCTTCTTAGTCATAGAAAAATTGCAGTTGCTCTGTAAACTACAGATTTGCTGTTATTTGTCTGTGTTATCTTGtaataaaccaaaacaaatgtgtttgtaGGGACAGTGCGGCGGTTCCTGGAGAATCATGGAAACAGCATAGAAACGGTGGTGTTTGCAGTTTCAGACATAGAGGAGGTTTGTGTGactttttgtctttagtttAGACCAACAGGAAACACTTAACCTGCATGTTCCTCTTATTTAAAACCAGGTGTATTAAGTTAACCATGTGCATATTAATCActaatataaatattaatgtttgtGCTCTTTCAGTCTGTGTTCAAGAAGTTACTCCCTCTGTACTACCCACGCTCTGAGGGAGAAGAAAAGACTTGCCTACCTCTCATCCCAGCTGACATCGGCAATTCTGAGGGTGAACCAGTGGTTCCGGAAAGACAGATCCGCATCACAGAGAAACCAGGAAGCATTGAAGGTACAcagacttctttttttcttttttttctttcaatacTGTGATGAACAATTTCCTGAAATCGGAAAGGGACACACTACATGCTTCACTTTCATTTCAGtcgaaaagaaacaaaacatttcttccCTGTAGTTTGATTTTGTAGAATAaaagcttttcttttcatttgaagGACTTAACTGTCAAGTTGAAATAGTCTGTTTCTCTGTGGGAGGAGGTGAGATTAAATGACTGAGCAGTCAGCCGTTTGGCTTTTTAGGCTGTCAGTCATTCATGTTGTTTCTCACTGACTAACCGAACCATAAAACATCTGAGCTGAATCGTTAAATATAGTGTAAAGATGACACTCTGGATAATGATTAACTTAGAGCTCAGGTTGTTTTTGTGAGTCAATCAGACTGCATCTGCCTTCAGGCTCCTGAGGTGTCAGGAcatgattgttttatttgtagTAAAGCACTGACGGGACATGAGGATGGAGACGCTGTATAACCTGACGTAGAAGTATCGCAGACAGATTTTAACCAGCATGATGCCTCGTCACGATGATTGTCTCAAAGCCCTTGAACAAAAGTGTTCTCCTAAAAGAAAGAGTTGGATGTGATCAGCACACTACTGTCAAACAAAGGAAGATGTGTCTGGCAGAGAAACTTTCTGAATTCTAAATAAGGAAACTGTTTTGAAGCACATCAAAGCTTTTCTAGGCTCCCAACATTTTTATCTGTCCTCTAGCTAAATGCAGACCAAGTAGTTTTTATTGAAAGTAATCAAGGCCCAACAGTTCTGtagaaatagaaaaataataaaaacaaaaaggacaaACAGAAATTTTGACAGCTTCGGTCCAAACTCGTGCTGAGTTTTTAAACCCTCCACATAAACTGAATTTTGTATGACCTCTTTAGTTTACCTCAACTAAGCCTTTGCTTGCACCCTAAATGTTAGGTTTTGGTGAAGAGGCCTGTGAAAGTAACACCAGCCCATGTGTTAGTGAGTGTTTGTGGTTTCCATTTTGAGCCTCTTGCCTCCATTGACCTCAAGTGTGGTGCCTGCTGGCCTGATGCTTCAAAGCATCGACATGTGGCTTTGGGGTGTTGATCCAAAGCAAGCAGGCTGCCTGCGAGTGAAACCCAATAACAACAGGCTGATGTATACACACTGACAGATGCACATGTCCATTTGGATGTTGATAAAATGCACAGACATGCATGCAGCAGTGCATGTGGTCTGGGAGAAACAAGgaatgaaacagacttgaacCCGAGCCTGGAATCTGTCAGCTGAGTTTATGACTTCATAGCAGCGCTTTCACACACACGTGTAACGGCATCTTTGCAGATAAATTGGAATCtgtgtaataaaataaatacggACAAGCAAGCAAACCCAGGAGAATGTTACTGCATTTATAATTTGCTTAAACTTGTACACAGATGGTGTTTCGAGGGGAAACGATCATTTAAAAAAGCCTGAGTTAACTGgattaattattttttgtaaGTAGTATCGGATACAAGTTCAGCATTTCATTACAACGTCTTATCTGTTGGCTTGTCTAGATGAGTGTGACGAGGACAGCCTGGAGTTGGATCTGGGTCAGGTTGGGACTCACGCCTTCGCCCGGATGGAAGGCGATGTAGACAAACAGCGGAAACTGATTTTACAGGGACAGATGTCTGAGGCAGCCCTGCAGAAACAACACCAGAGAAAGTAAGAGTCCAACCAaactgtgaaataaataaataaatgtaataaaataatgcTTCAAGTGTCTTCCACTTGTATTAAAATTAACGTTTCCTGTATTAAAGTTTTCACTTAAAAAATCAAGTGCGGTATTTTATTCAGTTACTTCACTgtacataaatatgatttgaaTTACTCAATTTACTAAGTATTTCTATCTAATGTTGTTTCAGTTTGCACTGTAAGTGTTCGTCACTCAAAATTTAACTGAAACATTCCTGAACGGCTACGTTTTGGCTGCTTTCCTGATCACActtaaaaaacactaaaaagaactttttatatatattttttatagcaTTTTACTAGATGTTTTGGCAGTAATTTATAGAGGCAGTAGTTATAGCATGTGTGTAACCGCTAATTGTTGCATatatttaagatattttctctttctgttttaatCCTGCAGCTACGGTCGCTGGCTGTGTCGAGCGAGAGCAGAGGACCTGTCAGACATTGCTGCGCTGAAAGCCTTGTACCAAACTGGTAGGTGTTTGAGCATGGGACGTGCATATTAGATCTTTGAAGGAGTCTTTCAACGTCTGAATGTAGACGTGAAAGAAAACCAGGAAACAAAAGGAAGTTTTCAGACACGTGTATTGTAAGGGTGCTGGGTGACCTTTAACCTGCTGAGAGTTTGTTTCACCTCAGCATGAAGAGCAAAGGCAATTCATCCTCTCTAAGGCACAATTGACTGTCATCACCAGTAGGAGGCAGTGTTGTTGCACACAGTCCAGGACAAGGTTGAGCACCAATTAGCTCAGCTGATGTCAAGTGAGGAAAAGGTTGACCCTATTTGAACTTTTAGGCCGTGTGTTGAGGTGGGTAGATTTAAGCTTTaagaatatttaatttaaaacaatatatttaatatattttatctgTATCACAAGAAAATTCTTTCCAGAAAAAATGTTCTTTATGTTGTTAACTGTCTTAGGGAAATATGCAAAAGAAGCATTTTAGATTTTATATTCACGCTACACAAGTAGGTCTGTATGCATTTAAGTAAGAAACAAAGGCTGTCATACAGCCACTAATGCACATTACAGTTGGAGAACATGCActtaaaaatgtgtgttttatccAAAAGTCAGCCTTCCAAAGAATTTCGCTGCAGATTACAAGCAAAAAGTCCAGATCATAATCACAGACACAGAGGCTGAACTGCTGTAAAACTAACTATTACTCAGTGTTGGCTAGAATACCTCTGTAGGCAGAGGGCCAGAGTTTGATttgcaaacaaaacacagactgtctCTCAGCAATTCTCACTTACTGCATCTGGAGCTCTGTTTCCATACTGTGATACTgtatttaaattaataaaaaattgcAGGGTCTGAGTGTCTTTACACTTTACTGTGTGTTTGTCCAGGCGTGGATATATGTGGCAGGACAGTGATGGTCGTGGTTGGACGAAACATCCCTGTGACCCTCATTGACCTTGAAAAGGTAACATGTGCCAATATGTCAAAGTAAAGCACTTTTAGTGATCTTAGTCATGTCGGACTTCACCGTAACAGATGGtgcagatttattttgtttttgtgtactCGTAATAATGCAATATGTGTGAGCAAGTACAGGTCACATTGATGTGTTTTTAACCTTGTTCACTACATGTTTAATTTTACTCCTCAGTACCTGTAGCAAAATGCAGTGTATCTGTTTTTAAATAGGAAAAGCTGCAACTATAAAAGAAAACGTATCAGATCTGGGTGATCTGGTTTTTAACAGAAttgtaagtaaataaatacttgCAGTAATCCTGTATGTTTGTTTCCTCTGCCTGTGTGCTGTAGGCCCTGTTGTACTTCATCCATGTAATGGACCACATCACAGTGAAGGAGTATGTTATGGTTTACTTTCACACGCTGACCGGAGAGCATAACCATCTGGACACCGACTTCCTGAAAAAACTCTACGACATCGTTGACGTCAAGTCAGTCTGACATTTTACTCACCTGATTACGCTGAGCCTGTGGCTAATCTAAACCTTGAGCTAAAGGCATGACTGcagtttttttaagcttttgccttccatcttttaaattaaaacatgtcaagtatattggaaaaccaacaTTAAATCGCATATGAAGTGGAAGAGAACATTGAATAGATAAGGCATTCGCTTAGTTCCAGTTTTTGTCTTATTCCTCTGGCATTGAGTCACTGAGTAAGAACAGTCTGAGGCTGTTATTGCTTCAGCTTTCCATTTATCCAGAACTGTTGTCATCTGGGtttacaatatatatttaaagtaGAATTAGATTTGGCTAACATTGTTGGCCAACTACTTCTCCAGCCTTAACTAAccaaaacttaaaaaagaatcagacagagagaggttGTGTAAAAAAGACAGTCTTTGGGAATTCCCCTCTCATTCACTCCTTCTCTCTCAAAGGCCATGATGATACTATGATTAAGTCATTATAGTAGCcactttcatatttttttccataCAGCATAGTGCTtactggattttaaatcaatctAACAATCATGTTGTATCAATAACATGACAAAGGGTCCACTTTTCTAACTAAATCAAGGTGTTTAACATTTTGTATATTAGGCCATACAAACATTTAGAGTTGACTTTCATTTGACCTATTTGGTCTTCGTTTGGCTCTTGGTCTCAGCCTCTGCAGCTGCATTAAAGTTAAGATACATTGTTCGTGCCACAGTATGATACCACCAAGGTTACAGTGTTTAGATTATTGGAAAAGCCAAACAAGCTgtgaaacacatttttgtttcattgttgGCGTTGGCGCGACATCTCGCAGTGACTTGAGGCCAAGCGACTTGGCTGTGACTTGGCCTCAATCAAAGAGTTCAACGTTTGCAAAGCAGATCTTTATTCTAAACTGAGCCTTTCAAAGACAGCACTCTGAAAAGTTGTTGTCAGACATGACTTTGTGATAACTGAGGTTGCAGAATGGATTTGGACCTGAATCAGTCATTCTGTTGAGCAATGTGTCAAATGTGTAGCATCACATTTAGAACTCAATACAGATGCTGTCAGATGCTGTTTGATCTCTTTGGGATCTCCTGAAAAGTTCACCATTGATGAATATTTTCATCGGGCTTAATCGTAGCCACATCTTCCAAATGGAAACCAGAAAAATCTACACTTTTATTCAGAGATCAGAGTAGATCTACAGCTTCACTGATCTGAAGTGATTCCTCTATCCAGGCAGACTCCCCTGATTGTCAGTTTGTTGCTTTCATGCTGTATTCAGTCAAACGAGTTAGATCCATTTACTTCCATGTTTAACTATAACGCGGTAAAATGAATAAAGACAGACATGAGTGGTCATACAGTGGATATTGTAGGAGTTAGGTTTTAAGTGTATGTCTTAATAATCCTATTTATACTACTGATTTAAAACTAGCACTTGAAACTAGATTAAATAAATTTATAGTGTCCGTAAACATCAACACAAGGGCTTGAAACCCACACAATATCTAAATGTAACTGTGGAAAAAAAGGGGGTTGAAATTTTGTTAACTGGAAGCTACCAAAGGAAAAACCTAGAGAAACTCGGGCACTCGGTGGGTAGGAGAAGCGTTTATAGTTGTCATCTCTTTTTAGTTTTGGTTACTAGAAACCAAACTTGCTTCCTGTGTCAGTGGGAAACTCCATGCAGTCAAGACGTACCTTTCCACACTTGTTTCTCATGTTTCATTGCTTTCTGACTGTCCATTCTGTTGGTTTCACAACACCTTTCTTAACCTttataaagaaaactgaaactgtaGCACATTCCTGATGTTTATCCTTTATGTTGTGTGATACATTTACCCTAAGGGTGTCAGATGCAGGTTACGTGATATAGTTCAGTGAGGCAGGAAAAGGGAATTTAAATGAAGCAATCCTTGCTTTCACAGAGTCTTTATATGCGAATGAAGACACCTTCGTTCAGCTTCCCCTTTCATCGGAACAGGAAACCCCCATTCAGTCATAAGCGACGAGACGAACGTTTGTGTTCTGCTGATTCATCAGTGCGTGCTGCAGCCCTAAAATGTTAGGGATGTTTAAGGCTCCACCACCTCTGCAAACAGACAACAGTCTGGCCTCTACTAAAGGCTCatttaatgtaaaacaaaaaacgctGAGGTTATCTGTTTGCTTGTACACTTTCTGACTTGGATATTGTACTTTGGCTGCAGTAGAAAAGGATGACTGCTAAAAAGTTTGTCATTTAGCAGGGACATGGGTCTGGCAGTGCTCTGTGTTTAAAGCACAAGAACTGCGCTGCCTGTCAGTCACAGAGacaatcaaagccttttttcagGGAACTTTGTGTCCTCATTCTTCTGCAGGGCGAGGAACACAGTGTTTCACATCACGTTCAGGGATTACTTTACTTCTAAACAGTTACAGTTTCTGTTCATGTTCTAGCTATTTTGTCAGGATGTGTAGCTAATTTAGgagtatttttctttctctggtaCATTTCTCAAGCAGTTgctttgttttgagtttttttggTTTGGCATGGTGATATTGAACCCTGGTCTGGCTATTTAGCTATTGATTGACTGCAGATGCATTTTAGCTTCAAATTACCTAACCAACAGACTCTCGCCAGATTTGAACATAAACGCTTCCAAAACTGTGGATATGTTGTCTGCATTTAGCAGGAGACCGATGGACTCGAGagtgattatttttaaatatcccCGGGTCCGGCTCTGGACCAGTGCAGAAGGCCACAAGTCACGGTTTTGTACGTCTGAATTATTTGGATAACTAAAAGTTCCTGTGTGTTCCTCTGATGGacaaatgttttggtttttcttaACACAAGCAAATTTAGTATGGATTGAAGTTCAGGTCAGCACTATTTCCAGAGTTTTCCAGAATACAGAACGTTTTGGCAGCATCCAAAGGGGCCAGGGTCAAAGGTTAAAGGGAAAGAGCTTacttactattattatttaatatatgtgttttatttcaagAGTAAAGTGGAAATGTTGAGTGTAAAGTTAAAGTGCGTGGACTGTGTGGACAAATGTGTTCTCTCTGGATAAACCTGACAGCTCAGGGAGAGCACAGGGTTTATCCAGAGAGAGGCTCCCTTATTCCAAACCATTTCACCCTGAAGACTCAACATCTGTGTGTGATGGTTGATTCCTACAATATCAAGAAGAACTGCCAGATGCAGCAGattaatttaaaatatcatCTGAATTAGTGAATATCAGAAATACGAGGAATTTGGCTCTAAACACATGTAACTAGTAACTGACCCACAGTTTTAGTTGGTGCTCTCTCACTCTGGGATATACCCCTGATTTGTTTGTTAGCCTCACagtctgtttgtttgcttctgtCTTGAAAACAGAGAAGCGGAAGTTGACTCCAGCAACTTAGGAATGGCAGACATAACAGGCTTATACCGGTTTGGTAACCTCAAGTTTACATGTCCTGTTTTTGCCAGTGATGTGGCTCTGTTGCTTCATTGGAGCATGGTCTGTAGTTAAATAATGGTGATTGAAATAGAGTTCCTCCCAAATGTAGATGCCTCTTGGGCCCCTCTTCCATCAGGGAGAGTTGGTTGCGTGAGACTGACAGACTGGTGAGCCATCTGTGGTTTTGGCTGCTTTGACTGAGCTTCAGATACGAGTAGATGGAGACAAGTGTCTAAAATTAGCTTCCTTCTGTAGACAGTTTGGCACAGTTTTATGGCTAAAGTTGTCTGATCAAAGCGGCGTAAAGCAGCATTGTACTATGACAGCTGCTGTAGCTGACACTGTCGATTAATTGTCTAATTACCTGTCTGTTCAATCAAATAAATAACCAAGCATTGGAAAAACATTTGGCTCTTCTTTATGGTAAATGTGTCCATGCTAATGTACAGGATGGAGCTGATTATAAAGTGGTGTTTTTGTGGGACAGCAAATCTGTGGCTTTGGAAACGGCTACAGAAACATTGTGTCTCCTCTTTCAGAAGAtcaatcattttcttttcataaTACAGGTTCTTTAATTTTATGTTTAATTTCCAGAATAATGAGTCATAGGGTTGCTGAGAAGTATTACTCCACTAATGTTCTGCTTTATTTCTTGCAGGTATAAAAAAAATTTGATGGCGTTCTACTTTGTACATCCAACATTTCGCTCGAAGGTAAGGGATGGTTTTAATTTAATATACAGGCCTgtgtaaaacatttttactaAGTACCagatatttatatttcagttgataatgtataaaaacaaacctTGTCTGTGTAGTTTATTGTATTTCAGATGATTTTGATCAagtttttatcctttttttgtAAGAAAAAGAGTGGGCACAAGACATTACAAAGccatatttatacatttaagaTTAAAATGCTGTGCCATACACCCTTCAGTGGAAACTTATTTCCACTGCTTGTCTCATTCTTTTGTTCACCACCCGGGGCTCGTGACCACAGGTGATAGTAAGAATGCAGACTGACCTGTAGATTGATAGCGTTGCTTTCATGCTCAGCGCTTTCTTCACTACAGCACACCGACACCTCATACACACCAGTCTGCTCCCCTCACCCCTCATTCACAAACAACACcatgagatacttaaactcctccacttggatcgGCATCTCATCCTGACACAAAGTTGGCACTCCACCGTGTTACCGTCAAAAAAaacatggcctcagatttggagatTTGTGCTAGTTTTCATCCcagctgcttcacactcagctgcaaaCCGCTAAAGTGCAAGCTCGAGGTCACTGCCTGATGAAGTCAACAGAACCACACATCTGTAAAAGGCAGACAACCAGGAGCTTGTTGCTTTTGTTATTAATCTAAGTCCTTACGTTCCTATTACACTGATCCAGAAAATATTTTCCTCATTAAGTAACTTCTGGTTTATCTGGTTTCTTGATaactttttctttattcattAAAGTCTtgctcagttttctttttttacacagtTGTGTTCAGTTATTCTTTGATTATTGCATGACTGGTGTCCTGGTAATGCAAAATCAAGcttgaatgtttttaaaaactgatgaaCGGTTCTTTACACACATCCTTTCTTTCTTCATTTGTCTCAATCAAGGTT containing:
- the gdap2 gene encoding ganglioside-induced differentiation-associated protein 2 isoform X2, coding for MDPLGARSQFVDIQTLPTWQQQLDEDGEEKRLVRSDSMLSQSFPSPFPFRPDINRKIILFVGDIALLNCTAVVNTSNESLNDKNPTSDSIHQLAGPELRDELLKLKGCRTGEAKLTKGFNLAARFIIHTVGPKYKAKYRTAAESSLYSCYRNIMQLAAEQSMASVGFCVVTTTKRGYPLEDATHIALRTVRRFLENHGNSIETVVFAVSDIEESVFKKLLPLYYPRSEGEEKTCLPLIPADIGNSEGEPVVPERQIRITEKPGSIEDECDEDSLELDLGQVGTHAFARMEGDVDKQRKLILQGQMSEAALQKQHQRNYGRWLCRARAEDLSDIAALKALYQTGVDICGRTVMVVVGRNIPVTLIDLEKALLYFIHVMDHITVKEYVMVYFHTLTGEHNHLDTDFLKKLYDIVDVKYKKNLMAFYFVHPTFRSKVSTWFFTTFSVSGMKEKVRYLDNLQQLFTCIKPEQIDIPPFVLEYDARMAKDGP
- the gdap2 gene encoding ganglioside-induced differentiation-associated protein 2 isoform X1, encoding MDPLGARSQFVDIQTLPTWQQQLDEDGEEKRLVRSDSMLSQSFPSPFPFRPDINRKIILFVGDIALLNCTAVVNTSNESLNDKNPTSDSIHQLAGPELRDELLKLKGCRTGEAKLTKGFNLAARFIIHTVGPKYKAKYRTAAESSLYSCYRNIMQLAAEQSMASVGFCVVTTTKRGYPLEDATHIALRTVRRFLENHGNSIETVVFAVSDIEESVFKKLLPLYYPRSEGEEKTCLPLIPADIGNSEGEPVVPERQIRITEKPGSIEDECDEDSLELDLGQVGTHAFARMEGDVDKQRKLILQGQMSEAALQKQHQRNYGRWLCRARAEDLSDIAALKALYQTGVDICGRTVMVVVGRNIPVTLIDLEKALLYFIHVMDHITVKEYVMVYFHTLTGEHNHLDTDFLKKLYDIVDVKYKKNLMAFYFVHPTFRSKVSTWFFTTFSVSGMKEKVRYLDNLQQLFTCIKPEQIDIPPFVLEYDARVNGPYHHSEASGL